One part of the Microcoleus sp. FACHB-672 genome encodes these proteins:
- a CDS encoding UDP-glucuronic acid decarboxylase family protein — protein sequence MRILVTGGAGFIGSHLIDRLMADGHEVICLDNFYTGHKRNILKWFNHPYFELIRHDITEPIRLEADQIYHLACPASPVHYQYNPVKTIKTNVLGTMNMLGLAKRVKARILLASTSEVYGDPEVHPQTEDYRGNVNPIGIRSCYDEGKRVAETLAFDYHRQNGVDIRVARIFNTYGTRMLENDGRVVSNFIVQSLKGIPLTVYGDGSQTRSFCYVSDLVEGLIRLMNGEHIGPINLGNPDEYTILELAQKIQHMVNPEAEIIFKPLPEDDPKQRQPNITLAKTWLSWQPTVPLAEGLKMTVQDFRDRVTSN from the coding sequence ATGAGAATTTTGGTTACAGGTGGCGCTGGGTTTATTGGTTCCCATCTCATCGACCGATTGATGGCCGATGGCCACGAAGTGATCTGTTTGGATAACTTCTATACAGGGCACAAGCGCAACATCTTGAAATGGTTCAATCATCCCTACTTTGAACTCATCCGGCATGACATCACCGAACCGATTCGGTTAGAGGCAGATCAGATTTACCATTTGGCTTGCCCTGCGTCGCCGGTGCATTACCAGTACAATCCCGTCAAGACTATCAAAACGAATGTCTTGGGAACCATGAATATGCTGGGACTGGCAAAGCGTGTCAAAGCACGAATTCTGCTAGCTTCCACCTCGGAAGTGTATGGAGATCCAGAAGTTCACCCGCAAACAGAAGACTATCGCGGCAACGTTAACCCCATCGGCATTCGCAGCTGTTATGACGAAGGCAAGCGGGTTGCCGAAACCCTAGCATTTGACTATCATCGGCAAAATGGCGTTGACATTCGAGTGGCTCGCATCTTTAATACCTACGGAACTCGGATGTTAGAAAATGACGGTCGAGTTGTGAGCAACTTTATCGTGCAGTCCTTAAAAGGAATTCCCCTAACCGTTTATGGCGATGGCTCGCAAACTCGCAGTTTCTGCTACGTTTCTGATTTAGTGGAAGGGCTGATTCGGTTGATGAATGGCGAACACATCGGGCCGATCAATCTGGGTAACCCGGATGAATACACTATCTTAGAATTGGCTCAGAAAATCCAGCACATGGTCAATCCAGAGGCAGAAATTATATTTAAACCCTTGCCCGAAGACGACCCCAAGCAGCGGCAGCCGAATATTACCCTAGCTAAAACTTGGCTGTCGTGGCAGCCCACAGTGCCTCTAGCAGAAGGTTTAAAGATGACGGTGCAGGACTTCCGCGACCGTGTCACTTCAAACTAG
- the lepA gene encoding translation elongation factor 4 gives MTDVPVSRIRNFSIIAHIDHGKSTLADRLLQTTGTVDVRQMKEQFLDNMELERERGITIKLQAARMNYTAKDGQQYVLNLIDTPGHVDFSYEVSRSLAACEGALLVVDASQGVEAQTLANVYLALDHNLEIIPVLNKIDLPGAEPERVKGEIEEIIGLDCSGAIHTSAKEGIGIDEILESIVHLVPAPKDTVSQPLRALIFDSYYDAYRGVIVYFRVMDGTVKKGDRVRLMASGKEYEIDELGVLSPTQVQVNELHAGEVGYLGAAIKAVEDARVGDTITLAKVPASEPLPGYTEAKPMVFCGLFPIDADQFPDLREALEKLKLNDASLHYEPETSSAMGFGFRCGFLGLLHMEIVQERLEREYNLNLIVTAPSVVFRVTTNSGEIIDIDNPSHLPDPNHREKIEEPFVKVEMITPETYVGALMELSQNRRGVFKDMKYLTQGRTTLIYELPLAEVVTDFFDQMKSRSRGYASMEYHLIGYRENPLVKLDILINNDPVDALAMIVHRDKAYNVGRAMVEKLKELIPRHQFKVPIQATIGSRVIASEQIPAIRKDVLAKCYGGDISRKKKLLQKQAKGKKRMKSVGTVDVPQEAFMAVLKLDQG, from the coding sequence ATGACTGACGTTCCGGTCTCTCGTATTCGGAATTTTTCTATTATTGCCCACATTGACCACGGCAAATCAACCCTCGCAGACCGGCTTCTGCAAACCACCGGCACAGTCGATGTCCGGCAGATGAAGGAACAGTTCCTCGACAACATGGAACTCGAACGGGAACGCGGCATCACTATCAAGCTGCAAGCGGCCCGGATGAATTACACAGCCAAGGATGGCCAGCAGTACGTCCTGAATTTAATTGACACTCCCGGCCATGTAGACTTTTCCTATGAGGTGTCAAGAAGTCTGGCCGCTTGCGAAGGAGCGCTTTTAGTGGTAGATGCGTCCCAAGGTGTTGAGGCGCAAACTTTGGCGAACGTCTATCTTGCCCTAGACCATAACCTAGAAATTATCCCGGTTCTCAATAAAATTGACTTACCAGGCGCTGAACCAGAACGAGTTAAGGGAGAAATCGAAGAAATTATTGGCTTAGATTGCTCTGGTGCGATTCATACTTCTGCGAAAGAAGGCATTGGGATTGATGAAATTCTAGAGTCCATTGTCCATTTGGTGCCGGCACCCAAAGATACCGTCTCTCAACCTTTGCGGGCGCTGATTTTTGATAGCTACTACGATGCTTATCGCGGCGTAATTGTCTATTTCCGTGTCATGGATGGCACGGTGAAAAAAGGGGATCGCGTCCGTCTGATGGCATCGGGTAAAGAGTACGAAATTGACGAATTGGGTGTGCTTTCCCCCACACAAGTCCAAGTCAATGAACTTCATGCCGGTGAGGTGGGGTATCTGGGTGCTGCGATCAAGGCCGTAGAAGATGCCCGTGTCGGTGATACGATTACCTTGGCGAAAGTGCCGGCATCTGAACCACTTCCCGGTTACACCGAAGCCAAACCGATGGTGTTTTGTGGATTATTTCCCATTGATGCCGACCAATTTCCCGACTTGCGCGAAGCTCTAGAAAAGCTGAAATTAAATGATGCTTCCCTACACTACGAACCGGAAACATCGAGTGCAATGGGATTTGGTTTCCGCTGTGGCTTCTTAGGCTTGCTGCACATGGAAATTGTGCAAGAGCGCTTAGAGCGGGAATACAATCTGAATTTGATTGTCACCGCGCCTTCTGTGGTGTTTCGGGTGACAACCAACAGTGGCGAAATCATTGATATCGATAATCCCAGCCACTTGCCAGATCCCAACCACCGGGAAAAAATCGAAGAACCTTTTGTCAAGGTGGAGATGATTACCCCGGAAACCTACGTCGGTGCCCTGATGGAACTGTCTCAAAACCGGCGCGGCGTTTTTAAAGATATGAAATATCTGACCCAAGGGCGAACCACATTAATTTATGAATTGCCTTTGGCAGAAGTGGTAACGGACTTTTTTGATCAAATGAAGTCCCGTTCGCGTGGTTATGCCAGCATGGAATATCACCTAATTGGCTACCGCGAAAATCCCCTCGTCAAGCTCGATATCCTGATTAACAACGATCCCGTGGATGCCTTGGCGATGATTGTCCACCGTGACAAAGCTTATAACGTCGGGCGGGCAATGGTCGAAAAACTTAAAGAACTGATTCCTCGCCATCAGTTTAAAGTTCCGATTCAAGCCACCATCGGCAGTCGGGTGATCGCTAGCGAACAAATCCCCGCCATTCGCAAAGACGTGTTAGCAAAATGTTACGGCGGTGACATCAGCCGGAAGAAAAAACTGCTACAGAAGCAAGCAAAAGGTAAAAAGCGGATGAAGTCAGTGGGAACCGTGGATGTACCCCAAGAAGCTTTCATGGCAGTGCTTAAGCTGGATCAGGGCTAA
- a CDS encoding type II toxin-antitoxin system CcdA family antitoxin: MNEPAVDTRRSADKVEVSIQIDPALLDEIKHLTNDPSKVVETALRQWLRGESHRDDELTRNLPRNPPVPPRGEWND; the protein is encoded by the coding sequence ATGAATGAGCCTGCTGTTGATACCCGTCGCTCAGCCGATAAGGTAGAAGTTTCTATCCAGATCGATCCTGCCCTCCTTGATGAAATTAAGCACCTGACGAACGATCCAAGCAAGGTCGTTGAAACCGCCTTGCGGCAGTGGCTAAGAGGTGAAAGCCATCGGGATGACGAACTAACTCGCAACCTCCCGAGAAACCCGCCAGTGCCGCCTAGAGGGGAGTGGAATGATTGA
- a CDS encoding ATP-binding protein → MTSPADFQSPLADSPALASGAEENSAWLQGLGAELAFTQDAAGVYLSFYWHSAGRYGLLPAQVTGQLMRDTFGPVALTPYLERVGRVVESLIPERFSYPFRFREQYFLFDLVVSPIMAVDSEVKTVLVMGRLLPNERSKNLEKNAPAQEDSTVLASSLDLHQKLLSKIVGIIRRTLPPSSELYQKLLSKIAHNIRRTLDLTTICQQTVNGLGQALNVSRCIICLYKSSTPAVPVVAEFCQEPYCEMLGLELSVVDDAYLQQALTTLEPVAIEKMPVNAFGQQSMIVAATFYQDRPNGVICLHQCDRTRPWSAAEMEFVQELADQVGTAIAHATLYQELEEARKQAEEASRLKSEFLANTSHELRTPLNGMIGFLRLIMDGMADDPEEQQEFLKEAHNSAIHLLNVINDVLDIAKIEAGKMQLDLGPVKLDELLSAVEDLSGAQVQQKNLYFQVQRPATCDEILVFGNYQRLLQVLLNLVGNAIKFTHEGGVTVSAEVIVQKVIIHNQELPGMVLVRVADTGIGVSLDKQDRLFQSFSQVDSSRTRQYGGTGLGLAISQRLVEAMGGVVNFYSMGEGLGSTVTFTVPLFQEPVMISTPSLETIDIFDEI, encoded by the coding sequence ATGACCTCTCCCGCTGATTTTCAGTCCCCGCTTGCAGACTCTCCAGCCCTGGCATCTGGGGCAGAAGAGAATTCTGCCTGGTTGCAAGGGCTGGGCGCAGAGTTGGCATTCACTCAAGACGCAGCAGGCGTCTATCTTTCTTTTTACTGGCACAGTGCTGGGCGTTACGGTCTTTTACCGGCACAAGTTACAGGGCAATTGATGCGCGACACATTTGGGCCAGTAGCGCTGACGCCTTATCTAGAACGGGTGGGGCGGGTTGTGGAGAGTTTAATCCCAGAACGTTTTAGCTATCCGTTTCGCTTTAGGGAGCAATATTTTCTCTTCGATCTGGTCGTTAGCCCGATTATGGCGGTTGATTCTGAGGTAAAAACAGTTTTGGTGATGGGCCGGCTGTTGCCCAATGAGCGTAGCAAGAATTTGGAGAAAAATGCGCCGGCGCAAGAGGATTCTACGGTTTTGGCGTCGAGTCTGGATCTACACCAGAAGTTGCTCAGCAAAATTGTCGGGATTATTCGCCGCACGCTGCCACCAAGCTCGGAATTATACCAAAAGTTGCTGAGCAAAATCGCTCACAATATTCGCCGCACTTTGGATTTAACGACGATTTGCCAGCAGACAGTAAACGGTTTGGGACAGGCGCTGAATGTGAGTCGCTGTATTATCTGCCTGTATAAAAGTTCGACTCCTGCGGTGCCGGTGGTGGCTGAATTCTGCCAAGAACCTTATTGTGAGATGCTGGGTCTGGAACTGTCTGTGGTGGATGATGCTTACCTGCAACAAGCGCTGACAACCCTGGAACCCGTGGCAATTGAAAAGATGCCGGTGAATGCCTTTGGGCAACAGTCGATGATTGTAGCGGCGACTTTCTACCAAGACCGGCCTAATGGCGTAATCTGCCTGCATCAGTGTGATCGAACTCGTCCGTGGAGTGCGGCAGAAATGGAGTTCGTGCAGGAGTTGGCGGATCAAGTTGGCACGGCCATCGCCCATGCAACACTTTATCAAGAATTGGAAGAAGCGCGCAAACAAGCCGAGGAAGCGTCCCGCCTAAAAAGCGAGTTTCTAGCAAATACTTCCCATGAATTGCGAACGCCCCTAAATGGCATGATTGGGTTTCTGAGGCTAATCATGGATGGGATGGCAGATGATCCTGAAGAACAGCAAGAGTTTCTTAAGGAAGCCCATAACTCGGCGATACACCTGCTCAATGTGATTAACGATGTTTTGGATATTGCCAAAATAGAAGCCGGTAAAATGCAGCTCGATCTTGGCCCGGTGAAGCTAGATGAGCTGCTGAGTGCGGTTGAGGACTTGAGTGGGGCACAGGTACAGCAAAAAAATCTATACTTCCAAGTTCAAAGACCGGCAACCTGCGATGAAATTCTCGTTTTTGGTAACTACCAACGGCTGTTGCAGGTACTGCTGAACCTGGTCGGTAATGCGATCAAATTTACCCATGAGGGTGGAGTTACGGTTAGCGCCGAAGTGATTGTGCAGAAGGTAATCATTCACAACCAAGAACTCCCGGGTATGGTACTCGTGCGCGTAGCAGACACCGGCATCGGAGTTTCTCTGGATAAACAAGACAGATTATTTCAATCGTTCTCTCAAGTCGATAGTTCTCGCACTCGCCAGTATGGGGGCACCGGCTTGGGATTGGCCATTTCTCAACGGCTTGTGGAAGCGATGGGGGGTGTGGTGAATTTTTACAGTATGGGCGAGGGACTTGGCTCAACGGTTACGTTTACAGTGCCGTTGTTTCAAGAGCCGGTGATGATTTCGACGCCATCCCTCGAAACTATTGACATTTTTGATGAAATATGA
- a CDS encoding FKBP-type peptidyl-prolyl cis-trans isomerase, which translates to MRAILISLGVMLACCAVLVVAQITGSRPEAIAAELPLTQAQTVVAAQINNPLAQKPTPTKPDSNTENNETETNKMITTPSGLQYVDVQEGTGASPQRGQTVVVHYTGTLEDGTKFDSSRDRGQPFQFKIGVGQVIKGWDEGVGTMKVGGRRELIIPAELGYGARGAGGVIPPNATLKFDVELLKIGG; encoded by the coding sequence TTGCGAGCAATTCTTATTAGCTTGGGGGTGATGCTGGCTTGTTGTGCCGTGCTGGTTGTGGCTCAAATTACCGGCAGCCGGCCAGAAGCCATTGCAGCAGAACTGCCATTAACCCAAGCTCAAACGGTTGTGGCTGCTCAAATTAACAACCCACTCGCTCAAAAGCCAACCCCCACTAAGCCCGATAGCAATACTGAAAACAACGAGACGGAGACAAATAAGATGATTACGACCCCTTCCGGACTGCAGTATGTTGATGTGCAGGAGGGAACCGGCGCAAGTCCCCAACGCGGTCAAACCGTGGTGGTTCATTACACCGGCACCTTGGAGGATGGCACCAAGTTTGACAGTTCCCGTGATCGCGGCCAGCCTTTCCAATTTAAGATTGGTGTTGGCCAAGTGATTAAAGGCTGGGATGAAGGCGTTGGCACGATGAAAGTTGGCGGACGCCGCGAGTTAATTATCCCTGCAGAATTGGGTTACGGTGCACGGGGTGCCGGCGGCGTGATTCCTCCCAATGCCACGTTGAAATTTGATGTGGAATTGCTAAAAATTGGCGGTTAA
- a CDS encoding DnaB-like helicase C-terminal domain-containing protein: MAEIIITKHRNGPTGTVKLLFDPQFTRFRNLASPNRP, from the coding sequence ATTGCAGAAATTATTATTACAAAACACCGCAACGGACCCACCGGCACGGTTAAATTACTGTTCGATCCGCAGTTCACTCGCTTTCGTAATCTAGCCTCTCCCAACCGGCCTTAA
- a CDS encoding FKBP-type peptidyl-prolyl cis-trans isomerase, with protein MQEGTGPTAQPGQTVTIDYTGTLENGKDKGKVFDSSCGRGGFVIPIGVGKLIKGWDEGIVGMKVGGRRQLIIPPELGYGKAGFPGAIPPNATLKFDVELLHIHA; from the coding sequence GTGCAGGAGGGAACCGGCCCGACTGCGCAACCCGGTCAAACCGTTACAATTGATTACACCGGCACCTTAGAGAATGGCAAAGATAAGGGCAAGGTTTTTGACAGTTCCTGTGGTCGCGGCGGTTTCGTTATTCCCATTGGTGTTGGCAAACTGATTAAAGGCTGGGATGAAGGCATTGTCGGCATGAAAGTTGGCGGACGCCGCCAGTTAATTATCCCCCCAGAATTGGGTTACGGTAAAGCGGGTTTCCCCGGCGCGATTCCTCCCAATGCCACGTTGAAATTTGATGTAGAATTGCTACATATTCACGCTTAA
- a CDS encoding replicative DNA helicase yields the protein MINEVNSQSFNDSYASRLPPQNIEAEESILGGILLDPDAINRVAELLRPDIFSLLAHQEIYKAALTLHSKGKPTDLLAVHAWLSDHNLLEKIGGQSKLAQLVERTVSAVNIDALAGLVVDKYVRRQLIKTGNEVAQLGFDTATDLAIVLDRAEQKVFNITQSRPQQGLIPVSDTLIHTFQDIETRNQGIALPGLPCGFYDLDAMTGGFQRSDLVIVAGRPSMGKTAVSVSIARNIAAYHKLPVAIFSLEMSKEQLVQRLLASEAQIESNRLRAGRISQNEWEPLSHAIGTLSELPIFIDDTANVTVTEMRSQARRLQAESGGALGLILIDYLQLMEGSTPDNRVQELSKITRSLKGLARELNVPIIALSQLSRGVEARTNKRPMMSDLRESGCLAGDSLVTLADSGVSVPIRELVGKSGFAVLALNEATMKLEKAVVSNAFATGVKPVFQLKTRLGRTIRATGNHKFLMIHGWKRLDELKAGDRLAIPRSLPSSSVSSMSNAEIALLGHLIGDGCTLPRHAIQYTTREEDLANTVVSLAIETFTNRVRPRINKERNWYQVYLPTSDTLTHNVRTPVAKWLDSMGVFGLRSYKKFVPSKIFAQPQEAIALFLRHLWSTDGCINLSKGKQHYPNVYYASSSKQLAGDVQSLLLRVGINARLSLIPQPCKGRDQYHVWVSGKHDLEKFIELIGAVGSYKKQSLMDIASHISVRAANTNRDIIPHDIWRMYATPAMQQISLTVRQMQAELGMAHCGTTLYKQNVSRERAARLAQVVKSDQIDCLANSDIYWDEIVSIEADGETEVYDLTVPDFHNFIANNLVVHNSIEQDADIVIMLYRDEYYNPDTPDRGIAEIIITKHRNGPTGTVKLLFDPQFTRFRNLASPNRP from the coding sequence ATGATTAATGAAGTGAATTCTCAAAGCTTTAACGATAGCTACGCTTCACGCCTCCCTCCTCAAAATATTGAGGCTGAAGAAAGTATTCTCGGCGGCATTCTCCTCGATCCAGATGCCATTAATCGAGTTGCTGAACTTCTCCGGCCAGACATTTTTTCACTCTTAGCACACCAAGAAATTTATAAAGCAGCACTCACACTCCACAGTAAGGGAAAGCCGACGGATTTGCTCGCAGTTCATGCTTGGCTTTCTGATCACAATTTGCTAGAGAAAATCGGTGGACAAAGCAAGCTAGCGCAGTTAGTAGAGCGCACGGTGTCAGCCGTGAATATTGACGCTTTAGCAGGATTGGTGGTAGATAAATATGTGCGCCGGCAGTTAATAAAAACCGGCAATGAAGTTGCTCAGTTAGGATTTGATACGGCAACCGATCTGGCAATTGTTCTTGATCGCGCAGAGCAAAAAGTTTTCAATATCACCCAATCTCGCCCCCAGCAAGGTCTAATTCCAGTCTCTGACACCCTAATTCATACCTTCCAAGATATTGAAACACGCAATCAGGGAATTGCACTGCCTGGTTTACCTTGTGGGTTTTACGATTTAGATGCAATGACCGGCGGTTTCCAGCGTTCCGATTTGGTGATCGTTGCCGGTCGTCCTTCAATGGGAAAAACCGCAGTCTCAGTGTCAATTGCTCGCAATATTGCGGCTTATCATAAGTTGCCGGTTGCCATTTTTAGCTTAGAAATGTCGAAAGAACAGCTTGTGCAACGGCTGCTAGCAAGTGAAGCGCAAATTGAAAGCAACCGGCTGCGGGCTGGGCGGATTAGTCAAAATGAGTGGGAACCGCTCAGTCACGCCATCGGCACGCTCTCTGAATTGCCTATTTTTATTGATGATACTGCTAACGTAACGGTGACTGAAATGCGTTCACAAGCGCGTCGTCTCCAAGCTGAAAGTGGCGGCGCACTGGGATTAATTTTGATAGATTACTTGCAGTTAATGGAAGGAAGTACCCCAGATAACCGAGTACAAGAACTGTCAAAAATTACCCGTTCTCTTAAAGGGTTAGCTCGCGAATTAAATGTACCCATTATTGCTTTATCACAGCTAAGTCGGGGCGTTGAAGCTCGCACAAACAAGCGCCCGATGATGTCAGATTTACGCGAATCTGGCTGCTTAGCCGGTGATAGTTTAGTGACATTAGCCGATAGTGGCGTCTCGGTGCCGATTCGTGAATTAGTCGGAAAATCTGGTTTTGCAGTCTTGGCACTGAATGAAGCCACGATGAAGTTAGAAAAGGCGGTTGTTAGCAATGCCTTTGCAACAGGTGTTAAGCCGGTTTTTCAGTTAAAAACTCGCTTGGGGCGTACAATTAGAGCCACCGGCAATCATAAATTTCTGATGATTCACGGCTGGAAGCGGCTGGATGAGTTAAAAGCTGGTGATCGCCTTGCAATTCCCCGATCCTTACCCAGTTCCTCTGTTTCGTCTATGAGTAATGCTGAAATTGCATTGCTTGGTCATCTCATCGGCGACGGATGTACTCTGCCTCGGCACGCTATTCAGTACACAACAAGAGAGGAAGATTTAGCAAATACGGTTGTATCTCTTGCCATTGAAACCTTTACCAATAGAGTAAGACCTCGCATTAATAAAGAGCGTAACTGGTATCAAGTTTATCTCCCAACATCTGATACTTTAACGCACAACGTCCGTACTCCTGTTGCTAAATGGCTAGACTCTATGGGAGTCTTTGGGCTGAGATCCTATAAAAAATTTGTCCCAAGCAAAATCTTTGCGCAACCTCAAGAGGCTATAGCCCTTTTCTTGCGTCATCTCTGGAGTACCGACGGTTGCATCAATCTCAGCAAAGGAAAACAACACTACCCTAATGTTTACTATGCTTCGAGTAGCAAGCAATTAGCTGGAGATGTACAGTCACTATTGCTGAGAGTTGGTATAAATGCTCGATTATCTCTAATCCCACAACCGTGTAAAGGACGAGATCAATATCACGTTTGGGTATCTGGCAAACACGATTTAGAAAAATTCATTGAGCTGATTGGTGCAGTAGGAAGCTATAAAAAACAAAGTCTGATGGATATAGCTAGCCACATTTCAGTACGTGCTGCCAACACCAACAGAGATATCATACCCCATGATATTTGGAGAATGTATGCAACGCCAGCGATGCAACAAATAAGTTTAACTGTTCGTCAAATGCAGGCTGAGCTAGGTATGGCTCACTGTGGAACCACTCTTTATAAACAAAACGTGAGTCGGGAGAGGGCAGCAAGATTAGCTCAAGTCGTCAAATCTGATCAGATTGATTGTTTAGCGAATAGCGATATTTATTGGGATGAAATTGTCTCAATCGAGGCTGATGGCGAAACTGAAGTTTACGATTTGACTGTTCCGGATTTTCACAATTTTATCGCCAATAATCTAGTAGTTCACAATAGCATTGAACAAGATGCGGATATTGTGATCATGCTTTACCGGGATGAATACTATAACCCGGATACACCCGATAGGGGAATTGCAGAAATCATTATTACGAAACATCGAAACGGACCCACCGGCACGGTTAAATTACTGTTCGATCCGCAGTTCACTCGCTTTCGTAATCTAGCCTCTCCCAACCGGCCTTGA
- the rplI gene encoding 50S ribosomal protein L9 — protein MSKRVQLVLTQDVKKLGKNGDLVEVAPGYARNFLIPQKMAVRTTPGILKQVERRREQERQRLLEEKQQAEVRKSAVESVGRFTIQKQAGEGDTIFGSVTAQEVADVITATTNQEVDRRGITLPDIRKIGSYKAEVKLHPDVTAVVEIQVLPL, from the coding sequence ATGAGCAAACGTGTTCAATTAGTTTTGACACAAGATGTGAAAAAGCTAGGGAAAAATGGCGATCTGGTTGAAGTCGCCCCTGGTTACGCCCGCAACTTTTTGATTCCTCAAAAAATGGCCGTTCGCACGACCCCAGGCATTCTCAAGCAAGTCGAAAGACGCAGAGAGCAAGAGCGGCAGCGGCTTCTGGAAGAGAAGCAACAAGCCGAAGTTCGCAAGAGCGCAGTGGAATCGGTGGGCCGCTTTACGATTCAAAAGCAAGCCGGTGAAGGCGATACCATCTTCGGCAGCGTCACCGCGCAAGAAGTGGCAGATGTGATTACAGCAACGACCAATCAAGAAGTTGATCGGCGCGGAATTACCCTTCCCGACATTCGCAAAATTGGCTCCTACAAAGCAGAAGTCAAATTGCATCCTGATGTAACGGCAGTCGTTGAAATTCAAGTGCTGCCTCTTTAA
- the gloB gene encoding hydroxyacylglutathione hydrolase — translation MQVYRLPVLENNYIFVLHDPARNIAAVVDPAEAEPVLQQLQALGAELVTIFNTHHHRDHVGGNRQLLERFPNIPVYAGAEDQGRIPGQQVFLREGDQVEFADRTGEVFFVPGHTYAHIAYYFPPAAGEEIGDLFCGDTLFAGGCGRLFEGTPAQMLSSLSKLRNLPDSTKIWCAHEYTLTNLEFALTVDGNNDDLQNRFQEVKEARSRLEATIPSVLGVEKRTNPFLRWDEPALQAAVKSSHPEETFGRLRGMRDRF, via the coding sequence ATGCAGGTTTACCGGCTTCCAGTATTAGAGAACAATTACATTTTTGTACTGCATGACCCCGCTCGAAATATTGCCGCTGTGGTAGATCCGGCTGAGGCGGAACCCGTGCTGCAACAACTGCAGGCATTGGGTGCGGAGTTGGTTACTATTTTTAATACCCATCACCACAGAGATCATGTGGGTGGCAACCGGCAACTCCTAGAACGCTTTCCCAATATCCCGGTTTATGCCGGCGCGGAGGATCAGGGGAGGATTCCCGGACAGCAGGTATTTTTGCGAGAAGGCGATCAGGTGGAATTTGCAGATCGCACTGGGGAAGTTTTCTTTGTACCCGGTCATACTTACGCCCATATTGCCTACTATTTTCCACCGGCTGCCGGTGAGGAGATAGGCGATTTATTCTGCGGGGATACTCTGTTTGCCGGCGGTTGCGGCAGACTGTTTGAAGGGACGCCGGCGCAAATGCTGTCCTCTCTCAGCAAGTTGCGAAATTTACCCGACAGTACCAAGATTTGGTGTGCCCATGAGTACACGCTGACAAATCTGGAATTTGCCCTAACGGTGGATGGCAACAATGACGACTTGCAAAATCGCTTTCAGGAGGTCAAGGAAGCCAGAAGCCGGTTAGAGGCGACGATCCCCTCTGTGCTGGGTGTTGAGAAGCGCACCAATCCATTTTTACGCTGGGATGAGCCGGCTCTGCAAGCTGCGGTGAAAAGCTCCCATCCTGAAGAAACTTTTGGGCGTTTGCGAGGTATGCGGGATCGGTTTTAA